The Vitis vinifera cultivar Pinot Noir 40024 chromosome 7, ASM3070453v1 genomic interval CTGTGTGGGGAGACCCTGCAGAAGTTGGGAAGGTTGTGGCGGGGGCGGCATTTGATGTTGTTCTGGATAACAATGGCAAGGACATTGACACTGTGAGGTTTGTTTGCTTTAATTCTTGAAACCTATTCTTCAATTGTCTAGATTTTGGTATTTGCCATATAGAATGTAAATCTGAGAGAAGGGAAAGGGTTTGGTTCTTTCGCCCCCTCCCCTTTTTGTAAGTTCTTCATCAATGGAATGGactttatattttgatctttGGGTACAAACACTAGGAGGTTGAGTTTGCTAGGGTTAATAtcatgattttcatttttcaactaCAGCTTTGATTATTAAGACTGAGGGAATATCTTCAAATGAGAGAAGCTAGAAATACCTTATGCACTGgtaccaaatgggaaggattcAACAACTGATGATCTGAGTTTAGAAAAGGGTAGTAAACCCAGTTTTGGGAAGTGCTTTAGTATATAAAGAATGAGGGTTTATGAAAATTTCCTGAATGGTTACAGCCTTTAGCTCAAGTCTGTGTTAAATCTTGCACACTTCCTAACTGGTGCCCCCACTTTTCACATTTGATCTTTGAACTAcatgttagattaatttttgtaattaatctataatttgggccacacatgtaaataattaaaatgtgtgtgctatcatttaattaagcctaaatatagtgatctaattaataattgattaattgtcttaagggtataattgtcatgagattattgtgtagataccattagacaattattatttctatgaggggcagaaatataattgtgataaaattaaaactgccctagcagtttataaatagggttatggtccccattctacgactacgcattccaatttctgaaaatcctctcagagagaaattgacacagaatctagtggctagaattggaagaccatctcaaagggttttttttttctataaggtttctccttcaatggattcaggtatgcttccgctattatttttctactcattgtttttaatcaggagattccagtgtatatataaattagggtattcaccttgttaaatatttcagtacatatgtagttagggtattcaccctgttaaatattccagtacatatgtagttagggtattcaccctattaaatattccagtacatatgtagttagggtattcacccagttaactattccagtatatatgaaatcagggtattcatcttggttgaATTTTAACACTACATACTAATATCGATCTTCATACATAGGCCTGTAGTAGACTGGGCCAAGAGTTCTGGGGTCGAGCAATTTCTGTTCATCAGCAGTGCTGGAATTTACAAGCCAACTGATGAGCCTCCTCATGTTGAAGGAGTATGTTGTTACTGTTGTATGCTTATAACTCAAGTAGCAACTTCAGCTATAATGAATTTCCTCTGCTGAACTTCTCTCATTATCACAGGACATTGTTAAAGCTGATGCCGGTCACGTTGGGGTGGAGACATACATTTCAGAGGTTTTCGGCAGCTGGGCAATTTTCCGTCCGCAGTACATGATTGGATCTGGAAACAACAAAGATTGTGAGGAGTGGTTCTTTGACCGTAAGCGAATAACCTTGCGCATTGGTTTGAACTTTTTGTAACACAGCTGCATTCATCTTCAAAATCCCCTGCCATTTTCACATTGATCCGCTCTGAACAGGAATCGTTCGGGACAGGCCGGTTCCAATCCCGGGATCTGGAATGCAACTCACTAACATCGCCCATGTTAGGGACCTATCCTCCATGCTTACTCTGGCTGTTGAGAACCCAGCTGCTGCAAGTGGCAACATCTTCAACTGTGTCAGTGACCGAGCCGTGACCCTTGATGGAATGGCCAAGCTCTGTGCCCAAGCTGCTGGTCGCCCAGTCAACATCGTTCACTATGATCCGAAAGCTGTTGGAATCGATGCAAAGAAAGCTTTTCCTTTCCGTAATATGGTAATTGCTAGCATTATAATTTGGCATCTGTTGTATTGAAACTCTTTCAACTATAAGATCATTCATACTGTCAATGTACTTTGCAGCACTTCTATGCAGAACCCAGAGCTGCCAAGGACATTCTGGGGTGGCACGGCATCACAAACCTTCCTGAAGACTTGAAGGAGCGGTTTGATGAGTATGTAAAGATCGGTAGAGACAAGAAGCCCATGAAATTCGAGATAGACGATAAGATACTAGAGTCACTTAAAGTGTCTGTAGCCGTGTGATCAGCCAAAACCAAGTCATTAATGCTTGAAACAAGTCACATTTTTGTATCTCTTTCCCTGTGTTTCTCCTCCCAATGTATGGTTTCTAAACATTCATGAAGTTGCAATGAGGTTGTCGGTTCTTTGAACTTACCTTCAAAAGCCTGAAACTGCATATATGCAATATTGCCAAGTGATTATAAATGCTGCAATGAGGTAAAAGTTTCTGCAGAATTTCCCACAACTAGAATGGATGGGATTTCGATTTTGGGTAACTTTCACCCACAGGCATCTCCTGTGTTTGTTGAGTATCATTTCATGGTGAACTCTCAAGAAAAAATCGAATATGAAAGTCCAGCAGGGAAGAAATCTCCAAACATGTTGCAGAACTCAGGTTTTGAGAGGACAAGGAAATAATTAATGTGCAACTAAACCAaagtaaaaaattcaaaaaagaataCAACCGCTCTGAGCAGTATCTAGAGACATATCTGCTTCTAGTTGCATGAGAGCATGCATCAAGAGAAATTAGATGTCCACTAGTTTGGCGAGGAAAAACAGAGTTTTTCTGAAACCTAAGCTACCGATGGATGGATCTGTAAAACGGATCAGTTACACTTCGACTGCAGCAGAACTAGCTTAAACATAACCAGACTAGTCAATTCGAATTGAGCAAGAAAGAACTGGGGATTCGATAAGCTTCGAATCAGCATACTTGATGTGTAGGAACTTCTACTCATTTTTGATATCGAGACGTTTGAGTTTAGATTCCAATTCATCCTCATTATCAGCAGCACCCTCCTCTTCATCCTCCCCATCATTGTCTTCTCCTTCGGGGTCATTCTCATCCAAGGGTCCAAGCACATCAGGGCAATTCTTGAATATATCCTTCACCTCATCAATCCCCTCGTCAGATATGAAATTACCATTGATATTTAGTAACTTAAATCCAGGTTTGCTTGCAACTGTCTGTGCCAAGAACCGTGCCCCAGCCCTTCTTATTGAGTTTGTGTTCAAATCAACTTCAGTTAACTGGTTGTGACCCTCTTCCAATGCCTTGCTGATTAAAATGGCACCTTCATCTTTCAGTTCATTCTCAGCCAAGCTTAACTTGGCAAGGCACTGTTTTGCTGCAATACAGGCTGCTAAAGTAGAAGCAGCTTCAACCGTAATATCATTTCCAGCCATTTCCAAAACTTCAAGTGAAGGAGTAGACTCCTTGAGAGCATTAGCAATAGCTTTTGCCCCCTCATCCTCCAAGTTCAGGTAACTGAGGTAAACCTCAGTAAGATCTTTAAAGGCAGAAAGAGCTTTACTCAGAGCAACTCCAGCTTCTACACCAAACATATTGTCACGCAAATCAAGCTTCTTCAAACGGGTACAAGTCCCAAGTGCTTTAGCCAGGGCTACTCCCCCTTCAGAGTCTACCCTTGTAGAAGAGCAGCGAAAATCCTCCAATGCAGGAGAACGTTTCACCATCTCAGAAATGGCAATTGCCCCTTCATCTCCTGTCATGTTATTATGAAATTGGAGAATCCTAAGCTTCTCAGTGGAAGGAATTAGCTCACACACTGCACGTGCAGCTTCCTCCGAGATACCATCATTCATCAAATAGAGCTCCTCCAAATTATTCTGTGATTTTAAAAGAGCCCCAAATGCCCGAACACCCTTTTCACCCAAAGCATTGTTTGAAAGGTTCAGATACTTCAATACACATCCTTCCAGTGCAGATGAAAATATATTCATGACATCAAGAGCTTCTGCCTCGGGCCTTCCAGCAATAAAATCTGACAGGTCTACTTCCATCAATTGATCCTTGAGGGATGACAAGATGGGCTCAGTAACATAGGCTGCATCTATTCCAAAACTTCTATTGCTGAAACATATCCTATTATATGAATTTCCTGGCTCCTTCAGCGGTTTTAGAAGCTCCTCAGCCTCTTCTGCATCAATAAATGCCCGACGACCACCAGATATATCAAAAACAGTTTCCAGCGGAGAAGTAGTTTGCTCAGCTGTCATTACTTCGCCATCCTCCTTTGTCTTAGGGCCTCGTTTAAGAATTTCCAGCATAAGCTTACTGGACTCTTTAGCATAAAGTTGCACAGCAGAGCTTCCATCACCATCAGGCTCCTTCTCATAGTGTTGGTTTGCAGTAGCAAAGGCTGCATCTTCTATTTCCTTAGCATACTCCTCAGCTTCTTCTCTCATCAGAAGACCATACTTTCTGGAGAGAATGGATGGAGTAGTAAGATTCTTGGTCATTCGTTCCACAAGCATTAGCCTGGTACTCTGGCTAGGGGGCCACAGTTTGATTGACATCTTGCGGTGTTGAAAATTTTGGGCAGTAGAGTCCATGTCAAAGGAACCTGGAAGCATTTGTTGCAATCAAATTACAAGCTTGCAATAACTGAGATGTAAGCATATGCTTGCATGAGAAGAACTGCCAGCAAGTGAACCATCATAATTTAATACAAACAGATTGATATCATCAGTCTATATGGTATGATAGACCATAAAAAGAAATTCCAGTCTTTTAAGCAATCAGCTGAAACCGCTGACTAAGTTTTGAAGGTTTCTTTAACTTCCGGCTAGAAACCAAAATATAAATTAGCCAGCAAAACTTGTAAACCCTGAATCATTTCGTGAATACACTCATAAATCAGTGGGGTACAAACACCTAATGATtaattatgatataaatataacaagCAGTTGTAATGGTCCGCTATGAGATTGGAATTCTGAggtgaatatttttaaaattttgaaacacaaaaaaactTGATCACaagaaataaaagagaaagatcCATATTGCAATCAAGTCGAAAAGCACTCATAATCTACAAGAAAAACTTACTGGACAGGAGAAGTCACTTTCTTTGAAAAAACTTACCACATATTTCCCAAAGAAATTTTTGTAGTCACCATTAAAGTTCTTACAAAGCTAAAGCATATAGAATTTCTAACAATTACAGATATTGGTAACACATTTCCATTAAACAAAAAAAGGCATTAAGATTTGCAGTTAAGATCTAGAAAGTAGGACAGAACAAAAACTGAAGGATGTCCAACGTTCACATCTTTGTTCTAATTCACTCGATTCTTGCTTAAAGAAGCCAATCCTAAACTTGCTAGGTGTCTAGCGGCATGAGCTTTTCTCCTTACCAAATGATGCAAAAGATTTGTACAAAACAAAAGAGAAGCAGTAAGGTGCACTGCTGCCTCTAGAAGCAGATTAAAAGAAGATGAAGTAATGCAGAATTTAAGGGTGCTGGGAACCAAGTGCAAATATTTCATGAAGCATtagtaataaaaagaaatggatAAAAACCAATGGGTAAATgaccatgtaagagtttatttgTACCAAACCCTGTACAAATATGTAGAAATCATGTaacttaaacaataaaaatccaAAGGTGATAACATAAATTCTAAGATAAATGTGTTAGTTAAACTGGTAGCATATTTGACTTTTTGAAAGTACTTATAATAGCAAGATAAGAAGTGTAtttgctttctttcttctttagcTTTATGCTACAAAGCATAAATCAAGGCTTGTCCAATAGAGTACCACACAAAAAATGGCAATTTAAAGCCCTCAAGGGCTGGcccaagtggtaaagggatggggagggtttgtgggaggttccaagttcaagtcccaatgagGACAAAaaatttgcctataaaaaaaaaggcaatttaAAAACAATGTAGAAGCATGTCCAGGAATGGTGTTAATAGGGCAATAATGGTTGAGTGGAAGGAAGTGGCAAAGGCAACAATTCCTGGATTGAAATGGTGGTGGATAGTAATGGTATCGCAGGCCAGCAGTGATGGATAATGTTAGAGGTAATACCAGACAATAACACTGACAGCAGCGGTGATGGTGGaagagattattttttttataatgttaaaATACATAGAGCTCATTCTGGTTGCTACGTTATGTTTgtgatgttttttatttgaatgatcATTTGCAATTATGCTCATGATCAGATTAGTGCACAATATAACCACAAAGATCCCCCTGTTTACTACTAATTACCTCTGCCAACCAACAAGATAAAATCCATCAAACCTACTGCCAGCCAACTAAACAAGATAAAATCAATCATACCTAGATACAGTAGATGAACTTCCACCATTGTCTAAAGCCAACATAAGCATCAttcaaatgtaaaataaatttcaggATATGTTGCTCTCTGGAAAGCTCTAACACAATCTTTAAACCTAGATGTGGGAGAGTTTTCAAAGGGAAAGggcaaaaagaaagaacatGAAGCTCCTCAAATCTTTTCTTTGTCTCCCTCCATAAGATAAGTAAAAGAGTGACACACATTGAGATCTCCCCACATCCGTCCAACAAGGAAAGGCATgaaataaatatctaaaaatgcATTTTGATTACATGTGAGtgacaaaataaaaaagctCAACCAGGAATTACTTATAGAGATGATGGAATACCAGTAGCATGCAACATTCATTACGGAATGTATGGCTTTAAAAGATGACATGCAAGCTACTAAGAACAATGAGTTCTTAAACCTAAAGATTGGAGGCaactcaaaaataataataaattgttataataaaaagagTAGCATTCCTAGTTCTATTACATTATTAATGGAGGATATTCGAAAGTTAACTCAAGATCTAGATATTTTCAATTATCGTCATATTTATAGAGAAGCAAATCAAACAACAGATTATTTAACCAAGAAAGATATTTGTAATATAGAGTCCATCATTTGGAGGTCATACTTTCCTAGAGAGGTTacaaagtttggttttgaagATTATTGTGACCCATCTTTCAATCAAATTTGTACAAAGTttctttccattaaaaaaaattaaaaaatataaaaaaatacattcatcCACATATAACTTACGGTGTAAGTTTCTTCAAAAATAGCAATTGTGAAAAATAGCATCCTGACAACTTACCAAGAAAAGgaacaaacaaaataagaggcttgaaagagagagagtaaATAATGATGGAAGTGAACAACTTTTCAACATGTAGTGCAGGTGAGTAAATGAGCATGCCAGTATAAAAGAAGCAAATTCTATGGTGTcttaaaatttaacaaattgGAAAAAGATTCAGAAGAGAATGCAAGAAATTAAACAGACAACAAGAAAAGTTTGGGACTGgaggaacaaataaataaggagaaAGGAGAATAACAGATAAGATAACTGCAGCAAGAGCTTCAAAACATTACctgttttgttttcaatttagGATTCTATGAATAAACACAAACCTTTCAGACAGACTTAAGAAATTAAATGCAAgcatatgaatataaaattcACAAATTACCATTTTTAATTCTTGtgacagtaaaaaaaaaaaaaaaaaaatccttgtaaacacattttgatttttgaaagttgatTGTAAAGCATGCAAATTCGACCATTAAGTAACCCTAATGGAATAATTCCACAAACAAATGATTGATAAAGTTGCACAACTACTACAACGTGTCAACATTTGATATTAATGAGGATTATATGCATAGTAGACGCCTAAACCCTAGACCAATGACACCTATATAAACAACATAACCAATATCCACCATTTGACCACTGAGAAGACagtggaaaaagaaaacagggTTTATTGCTCCATTGGTTTTGTTTCTGAAAAAatgaattcttcttcttcttcttcttctgttttCTAAATAATGACGAGTTCAAGATTCAAAATCCCGTTCCTAAATTTTCCCAGCCATCAAAGGGGAGCAATACATAAACCCAAAACAATAAGTTCAATCAaagtaaaaataagtaaatagaaACAGGCAAccacaaacaaataaatttaatcttTCAGCCAAATCAGTTTACAGATCCAGCAAGAAAAATGGAACTATGACAAATAATAGGGTGAAAAAACGAATTATGAAAATACCACATTAGATCCAAGGGGAACAAAAAGCAAGATCAGAACCTCGAAAACTAAATTGACATTACCACGAAAATCTTTCTATGTTCTGAACCTTGACAAATGACTTGCCTAAGTCAAGTTAAGTTACTTCGCTATCTTTAATTTCCTTCCGCTTTCCCAGAGAGCAAACGGATGAAATGAGAGGAAGTACAGAGACCAGATCTATAAAAAAGACTTCAAACTTAAGGAACCAGTAATAAATCCGAAACCCTAGTCGCGGGAAGAAACCCTAGATTTTCTCGAGAAACAGAcggaaatggaaagaaaaaaaaagcgcaaaatgaagaagagaaagtACCTATGTTTCTGGGAAACCTCTTTCTGGGAGGTTTTGGGTGATTTCGAGAAGGTTATGGAAAATTAAAGGGGAAAATTGGAGGGAAATTTCTGAAACCTCCAACTTCAAATTATCGGGAGCAAAGCTTAGGCTATTGGAATTCTCTTTTCGTCGAATGACCGGATTGcccttatgttttccttttattatcgTTTTTGTCGCCACCTGCTCAATTGGGCCTCAGTTTAGCCAGCCCAATCCTTATTTCGCTTGGGAAGGTTTAGATCatgaattaatatatatatatatatatatatatagatagatagatagagagatatatatatatactcattttttcctctttttttttttctctattttatttatctcaAACTTTGGTACAATTAAGGATGGCAATGGGGATACCCACCCACACTACCCTTGAGAGAcgggtttgaaatttaaataaataggttaaagaagggtttgagattttttgtttAAGGTGAGACAAGTTCGGAAGAGGTTCAAGTATTGCTTTGTCCCACCCTAGCCCggttattatataaaattaatttaatttaaattttattttctcatatataacaaaaaaccaatggcctttcttttgttttagaCCCCCTAACGAAAAGCTGAAAATCTCATTTAGAGTGGGAGCCGACTTTGGAGATGAACGAGCAGCATGGGACGTGTGGGGGAGGATGTGACCATTGCCATGGCGGTGGTTGGAGCTTGCTTTAGAAGGTGATGGCAGAAGCAGGGAGCTGGTGGAAGCACGTCTCTGACCAAAAGCAGAGAGTTGGTAGCAGTTTGGTGGAGAAGACAACTAGCTGGAGGAAAAACAGGGCATGGGTCGGCTGATGTAAAGGAGGCgtctgaaagaaaaaaataaagagcaccgagagagagagaagttGGAATCATCAGTCTGCATTTTCCTAGAGGTAATTTATTCATTGTAACACCCCTACCCCTTTATGGGTTTCTTTCATTTGCTACTTCTGTAATTTGTTGTATGCTTGGGTGTGGCTATCGGAGGCCCACATGCCTGTTGTTGATTTTGGGTATGAATATTAGAGGATCCTACATTCATTTCGGCTGGTTTCTtggatttttattcttttcatctCCCATTCCTCTGATTCCCTTTACGCATAATCTGATTTTGCCTCTAATCCATTGTGTAGCATGGTGAGCTTTGtggtattttttgtttctctcctAAGACCACTTTGGATTCATTCATCTATGTTCAAGCTGAAGAAAATTTAAACAGCAAAGGATCACATGTTGACATTTAAGCATGCAATGAACGGCAAAAACGGAAACGTTCACCTTGGTTAATTCCGTGAAAGGCCATTTCTTACTCTTTTCTGGTATTGAGGAAGCTCCTCCAGTGCTTGATGGTGCGAGAATTACGGGttaatgagctcttcccttCTACACCCAGATTCAGTCCAAAACGAGAGTGCGTGCTCTCTTTCAGCCAAAGGAGGAAGGAGCAAGGGGCCATACCGCCAGTGAGCCCTtccttttcttatatatatgtatataaataaatatattcatatatatatcacacacattatttggaccaccacttga includes:
- the LOC100244330 gene encoding RAN GTPase-activating protein 1 gives rise to the protein MDSTAQNFQHRKMSIKLWPPSQSTRLMLVERMTKNLTTPSILSRKYGLLMREEAEEYAKEIEDAAFATANQHYEKEPDGDGSSAVQLYAKESSKLMLEILKRGPKTKEDGEVMTAEQTTSPLETVFDISGGRRAFIDAEEAEELLKPLKEPGNSYNRICFSNRSFGIDAAYVTEPILSSLKDQLMEVDLSDFIAGRPEAEALDVMNIFSSALEGCVLKYLNLSNNALGEKGVRAFGALLKSQNNLEELYLMNDGISEEAARAVCELIPSTEKLRILQFHNNMTGDEGAIAISEMVKRSPALEDFRCSSTRVDSEGGVALAKALGTCTRLKKLDLRDNMFGVEAGVALSKALSAFKDLTEVYLSYLNLEDEGAKAIANALKESTPSLEVLEMAGNDITVEAASTLAACIAAKQCLAKLSLAENELKDEGAILISKALEEGHNQLTEVDLNTNSIRRAGARFLAQTVASKPGFKLLNINGNFISDEGIDEVKDIFKNCPDVLGPLDENDPEGEDNDGEDEEEGAADNEDELESKLKRLDIKNE
- the LOC100266662 gene encoding chloroplast stem-loop binding protein of 41 kDa a, chloroplastic, producing MATLLSSSSLIFSSKLPSNSSPSLTPTLSLSSLSQSYSFSSSLSISPSFLTSPTSTKRLSFSTLNVKAQKKKVLIVNTNSGGHAVIGFYFAKQLLGSGHEVTIMTVGEENSDKMKKPPFSRFSEITSAGGKTVWGDPAEVGKVVAGAAFDVVLDNNGKDIDTVRPVVDWAKSSGVEQFLFISSAGIYKPTDEPPHVEGDIVKADAGHVGVETYISEVFGSWAIFRPQYMIGSGNNKDCEEWFFDRIVRDRPVPIPGSGMQLTNIAHVRDLSSMLTLAVENPAAASGNIFNCVSDRAVTLDGMAKLCAQAAGRPVNIVHYDPKAVGIDAKKAFPFRNMHFYAEPRAAKDILGWHGITNLPEDLKERFDEYVKIGRDKKPMKFEIDDKILESLKVSVAV